In Mastacembelus armatus chromosome 4, fMasArm1.2, whole genome shotgun sequence, the following are encoded in one genomic region:
- the fbxl5 gene encoding F-box/LRR-repeat protein 5 isoform X1, with product MAPFPDEVDVFTGPHWRMKQLVGLYCEKLSKTNFSNNNDFRSFLQSLCATFKEFKMHEQIENEYIIGLLQQRCCTVYNVHSDNKLSEMLSLFEKGLHSVKSEYEQLNYAQQLKERLEAFTQDFLPHMKEEEEVFQPMLMQYFTYEELKDIKKQVIAQHCSQQQWGCAAEVLKGFTLWSQAEELQKAFKYADHEKTDYELEKKKDSSAHISQLPAEIMLRLFYYLGPDDLCRCSQVCSSWSELAKTGSLWRHLYPVHWARGDYYRGPPGDLDQEPDEEWVKSRLNEGRAYQEWDEDADVDESDVLSHTEGSLAINTAQREKRLLNGIIQNLLPAVGASVKSIVLAYSSTVSSKMVRQILSLCPNISHLDLTQTAVTDFAFDSWSSLGACLSLEHLDLSGCEKITDYTLKKLSVGLGDLMLSTCFDKCSERRAKLLKSSSIPITFMDERNLHPVRRKRKAIIFKQGMGRWGPACTPTQVWVLDPSDLADIEDAAEWSHRGGMSLPNMEGFVETQLVGGSCCCMRSRRRGHRTGSSASYLHQQYAMSGEMFCGHSTCCTSDMALRTFTGLQCESRITRNSAAEIRTKCSQSRGLQCLELENRTDQSEVKRSLRFLSLSGCYQVTDLGLRALSQHGGLPVLDHLNLSGCLLITEVGLQELVSACPSLNDEHFYYCDNINGPHADTASGCQNLQCGFRACCRSGE from the exons ATGGCTCCCTTTCCAGACGAGGTGGATGTTTTCACTGGCCCGCACTGGCGAATGAAACAGCTAGTGGGTCTGTACTGCGAAAAG CTGTCAAAAACCAACTTCTCCAACAACAATGACTTCCGCTCATTTCTTCAGTCCCTGTGCGCCACCTTCAAGGAGTTCAAGATGCATGAACAAATAGAGAATGAGTACATTATCGGCCTGTTGCAGCAGCGCTGCTGCACTGTATACAATGTGCACTCCGATAACAAGCTCTCCGAGATGTTGTCCCTCTTTGAGAAAGGGCTGCACAGCGTTAAG AGTGAATATGAGCAGCTTAACTATGCCCAGCAGCTGAAGGAGAGACTAGAGGCTTTCACACAGGACTTTCTGCCCCACatgaaggaagaagaggag GTGTTTCAGCCTATGCTCATGCAGTACTTCACCTATGAGGAGCTCAAAGATATCAAGAAACAGGTGATTGCACAGcactgcagccagcagcagtgGGGCTGTGCTGCTGAGGTGCTGAAAGGCTTTACTTTGTGGAGCCAGGCGGAGGAGTTGCAGAAGGCCTTTAAATATGCAGATCACGAGAAGACAGATTATG agctggaaaagaaaaaggattcTTCAGCCCACATCTCCCAGCTCCCTGCAGAAATTATGCTGAGGCTGTTCTATTATCTGGGCCCTGACGATCTGTGTCGCTGCAGTCAGGTTTGCAGCTCTTGGTCAGAACTAGCAAAGACTGGCTCTTTGTGGAGACACCTCTACCCTGTGCACTGGGCCAGAG GTGATTATTATCGTGGGCCACCCGGGGATCTGGACCAGGAGCCAGACGAGGAGTGGGTGAAAAGTCGGCTGAATGAGGGACGGGCCTATCAGGAATGGGATGAGGATGCTGATGTTGACGAGTCTG atgtGTTGAGCCATACAGAGGGCTCCCTGGCAATTAACACTgctcagagagagaagaggcTTCTGAATGGGATTATCCAGAACCTTCTGCCAGCTGTGGGTGCATCTGTCAAATCCATTGTTCTGGCATACAGTTCTACAGTCTCCAGTAAAATG GTGCGCCAGATCCTAAGTCTCTGCCCAAATATTTCTCACTTGGACCTGACTCAAACTGCTGTCACAGACTTTGCATTTGACAG CTGGTCATCTCTTGGAGCTTGTCTCTCTCTGGAGCACCTGGATTTGTCAGGCTGTGAGAAGATCACTGATTACACACTGAAGAAACTAAGTGTTGGGCTGGGCGACCTCATGTTGTCCACCTGCTTTGACAAATGCTCTGAACGACGAGCTAAGCTTCTTAAAAGTTCCTCAATACCCATTACGTTCATGGATGAGAGGAACCTACATCCTGTGCGGAGGAAGCGAAAGGCCATCATTTTCAAACAGGGGATGGGTCGTTGGGGTCCTGCCTGCACACCCACACAAGTTTGGGTTCTGGACCCCTCAGACCTCGCTGATATTGAAGATGCTGCAGAGTGGAGTCACCGTGGTGGGATGTCTCTTCCTAACATGGAAGGCTTTGTAGAGACGCAGCTTGTGGGAGGTTCATGCTGTTGCATGAGGAGCAGGAGGCGTGGGCACAGGACTGGCTCAAGTGCTTCTTATTTGCATCAGCAGTATGCCATGTCTGGGGAAATGTTCTGTGGTCACTCCACCTGCTGCACTAGTGACATGGCCCTCAGGACTTTCACTGGGCTGCAGTGCGAATCACGCATCACCAGGAACAGCGCTGCAGAAATTCGGACTAAATGCTCCCAATCTAGGGGCCTGCAGTGTCTGGAGCTTGAAAACAGGACTGATCAGTCAGAGGTGAAGCGCTCACTGAGATTTCTCAGTCTCTCTGGATGTTACCAAGTCACTGATTTGGGCTTGAG GGCGCTGTCTCAGCATGGGGGGCTTCCTGTCCTGGACCATCTGAACTTGTCTGGCTGTCTCTTAATCACAGAGGTGGGGCTGCAAGAGCTGGTGTCAGCCTGTCCTTCCCTCAATGATGAACACTTCTATTACTGCGACAACATCAATG GTCCCCATGCAGACACTGCCAGCGGCTGCCAGAACCTGCAGTGTGGCTTCAGAGCCTGCTGTCGATCTGGAGAGTGA
- the fbxl5 gene encoding F-box/LRR-repeat protein 5 isoform X2 — protein sequence MAPFPDEVDVFTGPHWRMKQLVGLYCEKLSKTNFSNNNDFRSFLQSLCATFKEFKMHEQIENEYIIGLLQQRCCTVYNVHSDNKLSEMLSLFEKGLHSVKSEYEQLNYAQQLKERLEAFTQDFLPHMKEEEEVFQPMLMQYFTYEELKDIKKQVIAQHCSQQQWGCAAEVLKGFTLWSQAEELQKAFKYADHEKTDYELEKKKDSSAHISQLPAEIMLRLFYYLGPDDLCRCSQVCSSWSELAKTGSLWRHLYPVHWARGDYYRGPPGDLDQEPDEEWVKSRLNEGRAYQEWDEDADVDESDVLSHTEGSLAINTAQREKRLLNGIIQNLLPAVGASVKSIVLAYSSTVSSKMVRQILSLCPNISHLDLTQTAVTDFAFDSWSSLGACLSLEHLDLSGCEKITDYTLKKLSVGLGDLMLSTCFDKCSERRAKLLKSSSIPITFMDERNLHPVRRKRKAIIFKQGMGRWGPACTPTQVWVLDPSDLADIEDAAEWSHRGGMSLPNMEGFVETQLVGGSCCCMRSRRRGHRTGSSASYLHQQYAMSGEMFCGHSTCCTSDMALRTFTGLQCESRITRNSAAEIRTKCSQSRGLQCLELENRTDQSEGAVSAWGASCPGPSELVWLSLNHRGGAARAGVSLSFPQ from the exons ATGGCTCCCTTTCCAGACGAGGTGGATGTTTTCACTGGCCCGCACTGGCGAATGAAACAGCTAGTGGGTCTGTACTGCGAAAAG CTGTCAAAAACCAACTTCTCCAACAACAATGACTTCCGCTCATTTCTTCAGTCCCTGTGCGCCACCTTCAAGGAGTTCAAGATGCATGAACAAATAGAGAATGAGTACATTATCGGCCTGTTGCAGCAGCGCTGCTGCACTGTATACAATGTGCACTCCGATAACAAGCTCTCCGAGATGTTGTCCCTCTTTGAGAAAGGGCTGCACAGCGTTAAG AGTGAATATGAGCAGCTTAACTATGCCCAGCAGCTGAAGGAGAGACTAGAGGCTTTCACACAGGACTTTCTGCCCCACatgaaggaagaagaggag GTGTTTCAGCCTATGCTCATGCAGTACTTCACCTATGAGGAGCTCAAAGATATCAAGAAACAGGTGATTGCACAGcactgcagccagcagcagtgGGGCTGTGCTGCTGAGGTGCTGAAAGGCTTTACTTTGTGGAGCCAGGCGGAGGAGTTGCAGAAGGCCTTTAAATATGCAGATCACGAGAAGACAGATTATG agctggaaaagaaaaaggattcTTCAGCCCACATCTCCCAGCTCCCTGCAGAAATTATGCTGAGGCTGTTCTATTATCTGGGCCCTGACGATCTGTGTCGCTGCAGTCAGGTTTGCAGCTCTTGGTCAGAACTAGCAAAGACTGGCTCTTTGTGGAGACACCTCTACCCTGTGCACTGGGCCAGAG GTGATTATTATCGTGGGCCACCCGGGGATCTGGACCAGGAGCCAGACGAGGAGTGGGTGAAAAGTCGGCTGAATGAGGGACGGGCCTATCAGGAATGGGATGAGGATGCTGATGTTGACGAGTCTG atgtGTTGAGCCATACAGAGGGCTCCCTGGCAATTAACACTgctcagagagagaagaggcTTCTGAATGGGATTATCCAGAACCTTCTGCCAGCTGTGGGTGCATCTGTCAAATCCATTGTTCTGGCATACAGTTCTACAGTCTCCAGTAAAATG GTGCGCCAGATCCTAAGTCTCTGCCCAAATATTTCTCACTTGGACCTGACTCAAACTGCTGTCACAGACTTTGCATTTGACAG CTGGTCATCTCTTGGAGCTTGTCTCTCTCTGGAGCACCTGGATTTGTCAGGCTGTGAGAAGATCACTGATTACACACTGAAGAAACTAAGTGTTGGGCTGGGCGACCTCATGTTGTCCACCTGCTTTGACAAATGCTCTGAACGACGAGCTAAGCTTCTTAAAAGTTCCTCAATACCCATTACGTTCATGGATGAGAGGAACCTACATCCTGTGCGGAGGAAGCGAAAGGCCATCATTTTCAAACAGGGGATGGGTCGTTGGGGTCCTGCCTGCACACCCACACAAGTTTGGGTTCTGGACCCCTCAGACCTCGCTGATATTGAAGATGCTGCAGAGTGGAGTCACCGTGGTGGGATGTCTCTTCCTAACATGGAAGGCTTTGTAGAGACGCAGCTTGTGGGAGGTTCATGCTGTTGCATGAGGAGCAGGAGGCGTGGGCACAGGACTGGCTCAAGTGCTTCTTATTTGCATCAGCAGTATGCCATGTCTGGGGAAATGTTCTGTGGTCACTCCACCTGCTGCACTAGTGACATGGCCCTCAGGACTTTCACTGGGCTGCAGTGCGAATCACGCATCACCAGGAACAGCGCTGCAGAAATTCGGACTAAATGCTCCCAATCTAGGGGCCTGCAGTGTCTGGAGCTTGAAAACAGGACTGATCAGTCAGAG GGCGCTGTCTCAGCATGGGGGGCTTCCTGTCCTGGACCATCTGAACTTGTCTGGCTGTCTCTTAATCACAGAGGTGGGGCTGCAAGAGCTGGTGTCAGCCTGTCCTTCCCTCAATGA
- the nek1 gene encoding serine/threonine-protein kinase Nek1, with protein sequence MDKYEKVNKIGEGSFGKAILVKSKEDGHQYVIKEIGISGMPSKERQESRKEVAVLAKMSHPNIVQYKESFQEGGCLYIVMDYCEGGDLFKKINSQKGVLFSEEQILDWFVQICLALKHVHDRKILHRDIKSQNIFLTKDGTVQLGDFGIARVLNSTIELARTCIGTPYYLSPEICENKPYNNKSDIWALGCVLYEMCTLKHAFEAGNMKNLVLKIIRGSYPPVSVHYSQELRSLLAQLFKRNPRERPSVSNILDKPFLSCRIERFLTPQLIAQEFRHSFLHKQPKIGAQGPPAKRPAPGSIPLTPAQKITKPASKYGVPLTVRKASDAAKPAERKPAVKHKPAPLPAAPQRREDEEKRKKHEDGIRKKKMELIEKERKQREQMFLLKAEQMKRYEKEKLNRINQAREQGWKHVLSSSGGSSPERKCFIGGGKRAAGVGPSVPDSVHGPTPVPILKSPYERYHAALDQMAKPHPKDYIRKGSSAGSSSPLHVPAAAGPVLPSGTARLLNPDAIKRELQRLQLVSVQARISRQRGQMAVERADQVEEFLQRRREAMLNKVRAEGQLGTRQNLAAIYGSRAGSVQCSRPRVNKEEEEYLKKLRQIRLLNFNERQQIKARLRGEKYDSDGSDSQESSEEAELRRKKIEALKAQANARAAVLKEQLEKKRREAYEREKRAWEDHLAARGVKVGMAAGNTAVAAGNAEVAAAVAVSTTSDGPLPQASPSEPEPAAKAPALPALKPSTQVISMTAALKNVGAITPIKENLPEPETTTVTSEKKQILRRLNQNLKAQSPVEDSKESLPPSAEPSPAPQQKQPDIEERPSSKGDRKKWGAAGLPVLPVAEQTLEQTCAKTTTTSVSQEDGSSFGGDRKKWEAGVPLVLSVAQQTLEETCITTIEQTAGEVIQIGVLQEEGPRKVWGVSPHSEVLRALQEAELQPLTQQLENITMCEEISSPDKPNQAVVPETVRTPKEVLMSKPTPSAEVQSPEIQRECTAPPETSHQEISVASTVKTATLPPNLTEAHDPADIEALVLEETTKHAPHPPAGVLQAWEQEAQQPVPPEDSTRPTGSVESEKSAPKPADSTGLAQSEEPLFIKLSSPAHRRTAALAILSAQSSMDESSSSLASRSRSVSPLRSKHHNALLIGLSTGMFDANNPKMLRTCSLPDLSRLFSSQQDSAMTSDANVVPDSNLEIEELDEEVKDDEQSETEDAYEDEDLRDIRASMERLLQEEGDLMRSRPEVGAGDFNGNPPESEHHELFNRIAAEFDQDNNQMAVDEDEDEDDDEDEDEEEEENDDDDEEEDEDEECSNDEEVGELLTNGVGEDNSVNSQLNEEWQSDGSGEDQGMEAEHQDSIFSRLEELRFNLEQQMGFEKFIEAYNKIKAIHEDEDENIDQGSSLVLSILGTEHQHLYSNILHLVMADGAYQEDNDE encoded by the exons ATGGACAAGTACGAAAAGGTGAATAAAATCGGGGAAGGTTCCTTTGGAAAGGCCATCCTTGTCAAATCAAAAGAGGATGGACACCAATATGTCATCAAGGAGATTGGCATATCTGGA ATGCCAAGTAAAGAGAGACAGGAGTCTCGGAAAGAAGTTGCCGTTCTTGCCAAAATGAGCCATCCCAACATTGTCCAGTATAAGGAGTCTTTTCAAG agGGGGGCTGTCTGTATATAGTTATGGATTATTGTGAGGGTGGAGACCTCTTCAAGAAGATCAACTCTCAGAAAGGAGTTTTGTTCTCAGAAGAGCAA ATCTTGGACTGGTTTGTGCAGATCTGCTTGGCACTGAAGCACGTACATGATCGAAAAATCCTCCACAGAGACATCAAATCACAG aacatttttttgacaaaagaTGGTACTGTACAGCTTGGGGACTTTGGAATTGCAAGGGTGCTAAACAG CACCATAGAGCTGGCAAGAACATGTATAGGGACACCATATTACCTATCACCAGAGATCTGTGAAAATAAACCATACAACAATAAAAG TGATATTTGGGCCTTAGGTTGTGTCCTGTATGAAATGTGCACTCTTAAACATGCA TTTGAAGCCGGCAACATGAAGAACCTGGTTCTAAAGATCATTCGTGGCTCATACCCTCCCGTTTCTGTCCATTACTCCCAAGAACTGCGCTCTCTCTTGGCACAACTGTTTAAACGTAACCCTCGAGAAAGGCCCTCAGTCAGCAACATCCTGGACAAGCCTTTTCTGTCCTGCAGGATAGAGAGATTCCTCACACCACAG CTCATTGCTCAGGAATTCCGCCATAGTTTTCTTCACAAGCAGCCTAAAATTGGTGCGCAGGGTCCACCAG CCAAGCGTCCTGCCCCTGGTTCCATACCTCTCACCCCAGCCCAGAAGATCACCAAACCAGCAAGCAAATATGGAGTGCCTTTAACTGTGAGGAAGGCATCAGATGCAGCCAAGCCTGCTGAGAGGAAACCAGCTGTAAAACATAAACCG GCCCCTCTCCCAGCAGCCCCCCAGAGAAGAGAGGAcgaggaaaagaggaaaaaacatgaG GATGgcatcagaaagaaaaagatggagctgattgagaaagaaagaaaacagagagaacag ATGTTTCTGTTGAAAGCGGAGCAAATGAAGAGATATGAAAAGGAAAAG CTTAATCGTATAAACCAAGCCAGAGAACAAGGGTGGAAGCATGTCCTGAGCTCCAGCGGAGGTAGCAGCCCAGAGAGGaag TGTTTTATAGGTGGTGGAAAGAGGGCTGCCGGTGTTGGCCCCTCCGTCCCAGACTCTGTTCATGGTCCTACTCCAGTACCTATCCTGAAAAGCCCATATGAGCGCTACCACGCTGCTCTGGACCAAATGGCCAAACCACACCCTAAAGACTACATCAGGAAGGGTTCATCTGCAGGCTCAAGCAGTCCCCTTCA TGTACCGGCTGCCGCTGGTCCAGTGCTGCCCAGTGGTACTGCCCGACTCCTAAACCCAGATGCAATCAAGAGAGAACTTCAGAGGCTACAGCTGGTTTCAGTACAAGCTCGCATTAGTAG GCAGCGTGGTCAGATGGCTGTTGAGCGGGCTGATCAGGTTGAGGAGTTTTTACAGCGCCGGAGAGAGGCCATGCTCAACAAAGTGCGTGCTGAGGGACAGCTG GGTACTCGGCAAAACCTGGCTGCAATCTATGGAAGTCGGGCTGGTTCGGTGCAGTGCAGTCGACCAAGAGTCAACAAAGAGGAGGAG GAGTACTTGAAAAAACTGAGACAGATCCGCTTGCTGAACTTCAATGAGCGTCAGCAGATCAAAGCCCGACTCAGAGGGGAAAAG tatgaTAGTGATGGTTCTGACAGCCAGGAGTCCAGTGAGGAGGCAGAGCTCAGGAGAAAGAAGATAGAGGCTTTAAAA GCACAAGCAAATGCTCGTGCTGCTGTCCTAAAAGAGCAActagagaagaagagaagagaagcatacgagagagaaaaaagagctTGGGAAGACCAT CTTGCAGCTCGGGGGGTGAAGGTTGGCATGGcagcaggaaacacagcagtggcagcaggaaACGCAGAagtggcagcagcagtagcagtatCAACTACCTCTGACGGTCCTCTTCCACAGGCTAGTCCCTCTGAGCCAGAACCAGCTGCCAAAGCTCCAGCCCTGCCTGCGTTAAAACCGTCCACCCAAGTTATTTCCATGACTGCTGCCCTAAAGAATGTTGGAGCA ATTACTCCAATAAAAGAGAACTTACCTGAGCCAGAAACCACTACGGTAACG agtgagaaaaagcaGATACTGCGCAGACTTAATCAGAACCTAAAAGCCCAGAGTCCAGTGGAGGATTCTAAGGAGTCACTTCCACCCTCTGCAGAACCAAGTCCTGCTCCCCAGCAGAAACAACCTGACATAGAGGAACGTCCCTCCTCCAAAGGAGACCGAAAGAAATGGGGTGCAGCTGGACTTCCTGTACTTCCTGTAGCTGAGCAAACTCTGGAACAAACCTGTGCCAAGACTACTA CAACATCAGTGTCTCAGGAAGATGGATCATCTTTTggtggagacagaaagaagtgGGAGGCAGGAGTTCCACTTGTCCTCTCTGTAGCACAACAAACTCTAGAGGAGACATGTATCACAACCATTG AGCAAACAGCTGGTGAAGTTATACAAATCGGTGTGCTACAAGAAGAAGGTCCTCGGAAGGTGTGGGGAGTGAGTCCACACTCTGAGGTGCTGAGAGCACTTCAGGAAGCAGAGCTTCAGCCTCTCACCCAGCAGCTGGAGAACATTACTATGTGTGAGGAGATTTCTAGCCCTG ATAAACCTAACCAGGCCGTGGTACCTGAGACTGTAAGGACACCTAAAGAAGTGTTGATGTCTAAGCCAACACCATCTGCTGAGGTTCAGAGTCCTGAAATTCAAAGGGAGTGTACAGCTCCACCAGAGACCTCACATCAGGAAATTTCTGTGGCCAGCACAGTCAAAACAGCAACACTGCCGCCTAATCTTACTGAGGCTCACG atccaGCAGACATAGAGGCACTGGTTTTGGAAGAGACAACAAAACATGCCCCACATCCCCCAGCTGGTGTGCTGCAGGCATGGGAGCAGGAAGCCCAACAGCCAGT GCCACCAGAGGACAGTACAAGACCAACAGGCAGTGTGGAGAGTGAGAAGAGTGCACCGAAACCAGCAGATTCTACTG GTTTAGCGCAGAGTGAGGAGCCTCTCTTTATTAAGTTGTCTTCCCCGGCCCACCGACGCACTGCTGCCCTTGCAATCCTCTCAGCTCAATCCTCAATGGATgaatcatcctcctctctggcCTCCCGCTCACGCTCTGTCTCACCTCTGCGCTCCAAACACCACAATGCGCTCCTCATTGGTCTCTCTACCGGCATGTTTGATGCCAACAACCCTAAG ATGCTGCGGACTTGCTCTCTACCAGACCTCAGTCGTCTCTTCAGCTCTCAGCAGGACTCTGCAATGACTAGTGATGCTAATGTTGTCCCAGACAGCAACCTGGAAATTGAGGAACTGGATGAAGAAGTGAAAGATGATGAGCAATCAGAGACTGAAGA TGCGTATGAAGATGAAGACCTGCGAGACATCAGGGCTTCCATGGAGAGACTGCTTCAAGAAGAGGGTGACTTAATGAGAAGCCGTCCAGAGGTTGGAGCAGGAGACTTTAATGGGAACCCTCCTGAGAGTGAACACCATGAACTTTTTAACAGGATAGCAGCTGAGTTCGATCAGGACAACAATCAGATGGCtgtagatgaagatgaagatgaagatgacgatgaagatgaggatgaggaggaggaggagaatgatgatgatgatgaggaggaggatgaggatgaggaatGCTCTAATGATGAGGAAGTAGGGGAGTTGCTTACCAATGGCGTGGGAGAGGATAACAGCGTTAATAGCCAGCTCAATGAAGAGTGGCAATCAG ATGGCAGTGGAGAGGACCAAGGCATGGAGGCTGAGCACCAAGACAGCATCTTCAGTCGTCTGGAGGAGCTTCGCTTCAACCTTGAGCAGCAGATGGGTTTTGAAAAGTTCATTGAGGCATACAATAAGATTAAG GCTATACATGAAGATGAAGACGAGAATATTGACCAGGGCTCGAGTTTGGTCTTAAGCATTTTGGGAACTGAGCACCAGCATCTGTATTCCAACATCCTTCATCTGGTGATGGCAGATGGTGCATATCAAGAAG ATAATGATGAATAA